In Escherichia ruysiae, a genomic segment contains:
- the ampG gene encoding muropeptide MFS transporter AmpG: MSSQYLRIFQQPRSAILLILGFASGLPLALTSGTLQAWMTVENIDLKTIGFFSLVGQAYVFKFLWSPLMDRYTPPFLDRRRGWLLATQALLLLAIAAMGFLEPGTQLRWMAALAVVIAFCSASQDIVFDAWKTDVLPAEERGAGAAISVLGYRLGMLVSGGLALWLADKWLGWQGMYWLMAALLIPCIIATLLAPEPTDTIPVPKTLEQAVVAPLRDFFGRNNAWLILLLIVLYKLGDAFAMSLTTTFLIRGVGFDAGEVGVVNKTLGLLATIVGALYGGILMQRLSLFRALLIFGLLQGASNAGYWLLSVTDKHLYSMGAAVFFENLCGGMGTSAFVALLMTLCNKSFSATQFALLSALSAVGRVYVGPVAGWFVESHGWPTFYLFSVAAAAPGLILLLVCRQTLEYTRVNDNFIPRTEYPSGYAFAMWTLAVGVGLLAVWLLLLTMDALDLTHFSFLPALLEVGVLVALGGVVLGGFLDYLALRKTHLT; the protein is encoded by the coding sequence ATGTCCAGTCAATATTTACGTATTTTCCAACAGCCACGTTCAGCTATTTTGCTGATCCTGGGTTTTGCTTCCGGGCTGCCGCTCGCCCTGACATCCGGCACCTTACAGGCGTGGATGACCGTCGAGAATATCGATCTTAAAACCATTGGTTTCTTCTCTCTGGTGGGTCAGGCATACGTCTTTAAATTCCTCTGGTCGCCGCTGATGGACCGCTATACCCCGCCGTTCCTCGATCGTCGACGCGGCTGGCTGCTCGCTACGCAAGCGTTGCTGTTACTGGCGATTGCGGCGATGGGGTTTCTCGAACCGGGTACTCAACTTCGTTGGATGGCGGCACTGGCGGTGGTTATCGCTTTTTGCTCCGCTTCTCAGGATATCGTCTTTGATGCATGGAAAACGGATGTGCTTCCTGCGGAAGAACGTGGCGCAGGTGCAGCAATCAGCGTGCTGGGTTACCGTTTAGGGATGCTGGTTTCTGGTGGTTTAGCCTTATGGCTGGCAGATAAATGGCTGGGCTGGCAAGGCATGTACTGGTTGATGGCGGCTCTGCTGATCCCCTGTATTATCGCAACGTTGCTTGCGCCAGAACCAACCGACACTATTCCTGTTCCCAAAACACTAGAACAAGCCGTTGTAGCACCGTTACGTGATTTCTTCGGTCGCAATAACGCATGGCTGATTCTGCTTTTAATCGTGCTGTATAAGCTGGGCGATGCTTTCGCCATGAGTCTGACTACCACCTTTTTGATTCGCGGCGTCGGGTTTGATGCCGGTGAAGTGGGCGTGGTTAACAAAACGCTCGGTCTGCTGGCGACCATCGTCGGCGCGTTGTACGGTGGTATTCTGATGCAGCGTCTTTCGCTGTTCCGTGCACTACTGATTTTCGGCCTTTTACAAGGTGCGTCCAACGCCGGTTACTGGCTGCTTTCGGTGACTGATAAGCATCTCTACAGCATGGGCGCAGCCGTCTTTTTCGAAAACCTGTGTGGCGGGATGGGCACATCGGCATTTGTGGCGCTGTTAATGACGCTGTGTAATAAGTCATTTTCCGCTACTCAGTTTGCCCTGCTCTCGGCGCTTTCCGCTGTCGGACGGGTATATGTCGGCCCCGTGGCGGGCTGGTTTGTTGAATCACACGGCTGGCCGACGTTTTATCTGTTCTCTGTTGCGGCCGCTGCACCAGGGCTTATTTTGCTGCTGGTTTGTCGCCAGACGCTTGAATATACACGGGTCAACGACAACTTTATCCCACGTACCGAATATCCGTCAGGTTATGCTTTTGCCATGTGGACACTGGCGGTGGGCGTCGGTCTGTTAGCCGTGTGGTTACTGCTGTTGACAATGGACGCGCTGGATTTGACCCACTTCTCTTTCCTGCCTGCGCTGTTGGAAGTCGGCGTTTTAGTCGCCCTGGGCGGCGTCGTGCTTGGTGGTTTTCTGGATTATCTGGCGCTACGAAAAACGCATCTGACGTAA
- the cyoA gene encoding cytochrome o ubiquinol oxidase subunit II, with product MRLRKYNKSLGWLSLFAGTVLLSGCNSALLDPKGQIGLEQRSLILTAFGLMLIVVIPAILMAVGFAWKYRASNKDAKYSPNWSHSNKVEAVVWTVPILIIIFLAVLTWKTTHALEPSKPLAHDEKPITIEVVSMDWKWFFIYPEQGIATVNEIAFPANTPVYFKVTSNSVMNSFFIPRLGSQIYAMAGMQTRLHLIANEPGTYDGISASYSGPGFSGMKFKAIATPDRAAFDQWVAKAKQSPNTMSDMAAFEKLAAPSEYNQVEYFSNVKPDLFADVINKFMAHGKSMDMTQPEGEHSAHEGMEGMDMSHAESAH from the coding sequence ATGAGACTCAGGAAATACAATAAAAGTTTGGGATGGTTGTCATTATTTGCAGGCACTGTATTGCTCAGTGGTTGTAATTCTGCGCTGTTAGATCCCAAAGGACAGATTGGTCTGGAGCAACGTTCACTGATACTGACGGCATTTGGCCTGATGTTGATTGTCGTTATTCCCGCAATCTTGATGGCTGTTGGTTTCGCCTGGAAGTACCGTGCGAGCAATAAAGATGCTAAGTACAGCCCGAACTGGTCACACTCCAATAAAGTGGAAGCTGTGGTCTGGACGGTGCCTATCTTAATCATCATCTTCCTTGCGGTACTAACCTGGAAAACCACTCACGCTCTTGAGCCTAGCAAGCCGCTGGCACACGACGAGAAGCCCATTACCATCGAAGTGGTTTCCATGGACTGGAAATGGTTCTTCATCTACCCGGAACAGGGCATTGCAACCGTGAATGAAATCGCTTTCCCGGCGAACACTCCGGTGTACTTCAAAGTGACCTCCAACTCCGTGATGAACTCCTTCTTTATTCCGCGTCTGGGTAGCCAGATTTATGCCATGGCCGGTATGCAGACTCGCCTGCATCTGATCGCCAACGAACCCGGTACTTATGACGGTATCTCCGCCAGCTACAGCGGCCCGGGCTTCTCAGGCATGAAGTTCAAAGCTATCGCAACACCGGATCGTGCCGCATTCGACCAATGGGTCGCAAAAGCCAAACAGTCGCCGAACACCATGTCTGACATGGCTGCGTTCGAAAAACTGGCCGCGCCTAGCGAATACAACCAGGTGGAATATTTCTCCAACGTGAAACCAGATTTGTTTGCCGATGTGATTAACAAGTTTATGGCTCACGGTAAGAGCATGGACATGACCCAGCCAGAAGGTGAGCACAGCGCACACGAAGGTATGGAAGGCATGGACATGAGCCACGCGGAATCCGCCCATTAA